A stretch of DNA from Corallococcus silvisoli:
GCGCGAGGACCCTGGAAGGGAAGGGGGCGCACCGTACCGAAGCGCGTGTCGGGCGGACACTCGCGGGCGCGCCAGTGGGCCAGATGCTTGCGCCGCGAAAGCAACTCAGAGGACAGGCCCAGGGGGCCCCCCTCCTTTGGGGAGGGCGTTGGCGGGGCGTGCGCGCTAGGGTGCCGGGGCGATGAGTGACGCGAGCCGTGAGCCGGCGCCGAAGCTGACCCTGGAGGTGCGGGACCTGCACAAGTCGTTTGGTGGGCAGGCCGCGCTGCGGGGCGTGGACCTGGTGGTGCCGGAGGGGACGACCTGCGTGCTGATGGGGGTGTCCGGTTCAGGCAAGACGGTGCTGATGAAGCACATCATGGGCCTGATGCGGCCGGACCGGGGCGTGGTGCTGGTGGAGGGCGACGAGGTGGCGAAGATGGATGAGCCGTCGCTCAACCAGATGCGCCGCAAGCTGGGCATCCTCTTCCAGGCCAACGCGCTCTTCGACTCGCTCAACGTCTACGACAACGTGGCGTTCCCGCTGCGTGAGCGCACGAAGATGCCCGAGCCCGAAATCACGAAGACGGTGAACGAGACGCTGGCGAAGGTGGGCCTGTCGCACGCGGCCACGCGCTTCCCGGGCGAGCTCTCCGGCGGCATGCAGAAGCGCGTGGGCTTCGCGCGCGCCACCATCCTCCAGCCGAAGATCCTGCTCTACGACGACCCCACGGCGGGCCTGGATCCGCTCACCACGGCGGCGGTGAATGAAATCATCACCACGGGCAAGCAGCAGCTGGGCGCCACGTCGCTGGTGATTACACCGGACGTGGCCTCCGCGTTCGGCATGGCGGACCACCTGGCGCTGATGCACGAGGGCCGTGTCGTCGAGTACGGCCCGCCGGACCACTTCCGGCAGTCGCAGCATCCGGAGGTGAAGGCGTTCCTGCGCAATTGGTTGCGGCGGCGCTCGGCGCAGGCTCCGACCTGAGCCTTTATTTCCTGAAGCCTTGTATGAGAGGCTTCAGGCGCCCGGGGGCCGGCGGGTTCGTGATGGAAGCAGGTATTGCATGTCCCGCCGGAAGCTTCGCCCCGTGTTCTCGCGTCTGTGGTTGCTCGCGCCCGTCACGGCCCTGGGGATGGGGTGTTCCTCGACGTGGGGGTGTGACTCGGATGGCCACACGTCGCAGAGCACGTTCCCCATTCCCGCGATGCTGTTGGATGGAGGGACGCCGACGCAGGCCACGGCCTGCGAGGAGCTGTGCGCGAGCTACGGCGCCAAGGCTCCCTGCTCTCTATCGAAGTCCACGGAGGACAAGCTCGAACCGGACCAGGTGAGCTGCGAAACGCTGTTCATCTGCGAGGGCCGCCGGCCGGAGGGGCTGTGCAGCGACGGGGCCGTGGCCGTGGAGGTCCCGGCGTTGGGGGCGCTCTTCGCGAGGATGGCGCACCTGGAGGCCGCGTCGGTGCCTGCCTTTGAGAGGCTCGCGGACGAGCTGGCCGCGCACGGCGCGCCGGAGCGGCTGGTGCGGGCCGCGAGGCGGTCCGCGAAGGAGGAGGTGCGTCACGCGAGGGCGATGGAGGCCCTGGCGCTGCGGCACGGCGCTCCCATTCCGGAGTTGAAGGTGGCCCCCTTCCAGGCCCGGTCGCTGGAGGCGCTCGCGCTGGAGAACGCGGTGGAGGGCTGCGTGCGTGAGACGTTCGGGGCGCTGCTCGCGGGCTGGCAGGCGAGGAGCGCGGAGGACGCGCAGGTGCGCGAGTCCCTGGCGGCCATCGCGCCGGACGAGCAGCGGCACGCGGAGCTGTCGTGGGCGATTGACGCCTGGGCCCTGGAGCAGCTGTCCCCGGAGGCGCGCGAGCGGGTGGAGGAGGCCCGCCGCGAAGCCTGGCGTGAGCTGGAGCGCGACGCCGCGGCGAGCCTCGTACCGGACGCCGTGGCCCGGGCCTCGGGACTGCCCTCCGCGCGGATGGCCCAGCGGCTGGTGAGGGAGCTGGCGTTCTCGCTGATGCCCCAGGCCCACGCGTAACCGCCCAGGATGCGCCGCTCCTGAGTCACAGGGGCGGCAGCTTCTCCAACAGCCCCGAGCGCGACAGCCACAGCATCAGCGCGAAGCTGATGGTGTTGAACGCCGCGTGCGCGACCATCAAGGGCAGCAGCCGCCCGCGATACCAGAAGACGACGCCGAACCACGCGCCCATCACGAATGTCTGGAAGACCGCGAGCGTGCCCTCGTAGAAGTGCCCCACGCAGAAGAGCACCGCGGCGCAAAGCACCGCCGGCACCCAGCCGCCCAGCACCACCCGCAGCCGGGGCACCAGGAAGCCGCGGAAGACGAACTCCTCGAAGCCCGTCACCACCACCATGATGGCCGCGAAGGCCGGCACGCCCAGGCCCGTGTCCAGCAGCGCCGCCGCCACGCCCTTGCGCGCCAGCAGCTCCTTGCCCGCCAGCTTCAACGCCACCGCGACCGCCGCCAGTGGCACCGACACCGCGATGTGCACCGCGTACGTGCCCGCGAGCACCGGCACGCCCAGCAGCAGCTCCCGCGCCCAACCCTCGCGCACCAGCCCCACCTGCGCGGGCCCCTGCCCATCGCGCCACAGCAGCACCGCCACCAACAGGCACATGCCCAGCGCCCGGATGACCAGCGGCGCCATGGACAGCGAGAAGCCCTTCGTCACCTCCGCGTCCGTCGCCACCCAGGCCCCCGCGCCCGTGCCGCCCAACGCCACGAGCAGCCCCACCACGCCCCACCACGCCCCCTGGCGCGTGGACTCCCAGGGCCTCAGCAGGGCCAGCCCCCAGGCCAGGAGCGCCACCCCGACCGCCACCGTGGCCGCCAGTCCCAGCCGCCCCACCGTCGAGGGGCCCAGCACGGCGAAGAACACGAACGCCGCTTCCGACAGCGCCTGGCGCCGCGGCGGCGCCTTCTCCAGCAGCACGGCGACATCACCACGCAGGGGCGTCATACGTCCTCGGGCAGGTACAGGGTGACGCCGATCTCGTGGTCGAAGAGGGCGCGCGACTTCGCCATCTTTCCCACCGCCACCAGCAGCTCGTTGACGAAGGCATAGCGCTGCACGAACGCGTTCCTCCGGTCCTTCCAGCCGTGGGAGTCGAAGAGATAATAGGCATCGCCATTCCGGATGACGGACACGGTATAGCCGCCGAGCACCAGCGCCACCCCCATCCGCTCGCCCTGCCTCAAGAGCGACGCCAGCTCCTGGCCCAGGGTGTCCCGGTGGCTGGTGCCCGCGCCGGCTTGGAAGAGGCCTCGCAGCCGGATCTCCTCCTCGGGAATCTCCAGCGGGTTGTAGTAGGGCGCCTGGGGCTGCAAGACGATGGGATCCACCATCCCACCGCACGACAGCGCCAACGCCTGCATCAGCTCGGTCTCGTCCTCCGTCGCCGTGTTCATCCGCTGATAGAGCGCCGTGCCTTCCAGCAGGATGTTGTCGATGCGTTCGGTGTCCAGCTCTCCCCCGTGCGCCAGCACCGCGGCGATCCCCAGCACCGCCATCGCGGAGCAGGCGGTCCGTCCTCCCGGGACCTGGAACTGGTTGACGCTGCCCTGAACGCAGCCGACGAGCGACGGGGGAGGCGAGCCCGTGGACCGCTGCTTCTCCAGGTAGCCGCTCAGCAGCTCGATGATCTCCTGCTGCAGCTCCTGCGTCAGCTTCTCCTTGCCGGTGCGGGAGCCCGTCGACGCCGTCTGGCGGGTCCCCAGCTTGACCTGCGAGTACGTCTCCGACTCAGGGGTGAGATCGAAGCTCCGCGGACGGATGCCAATCTGCTGGAGCGCCCGGTAGGCATTGCGGAACAGCAGCGCGAACTGCTCCAGGGCGTGGGGGCTGTTCAGCACGGAGGCGGTCTCCACCTGGGCGCAGATGCCGAAGAACTCGCTCAGGTGCTGCTGGGTCACGCTCTGGGAGTTCGCCTTCCAGCGCGGATACTGCCCGTCGGGTTCGAAGGAGACGCCCCGGATGGCGATCGCGGCCGGCGAGTTCAGGGCCTTGACGATCAACACGCACAGCCGCTGCGCCAGCCGGAGGCCATCCTCCTGCAACCGCGTCAGCAGGGGGATCAGCTCTCGGAGCGAGGACAGCAGCTCGTCCACGGCCTGCTTCTGGAGCTCCCACACCTCCAGTTGGGCCTGGGACTGGCGCGTGCCCAGGGACTCGGAGATGAGTTGCCAGTTCCGGGCCCACTTCTCGGAGAAGGGCGAGTCGCAGAAGATGCCGCCGGTGGGCGCGTGGTCGCTCGTCTGGGCCCAGAAGTTCAGCGCCTGGTGGTTCGGATCCACCGGCAGCAGTCCCTTGACAGGAGAGAAGATGCCGGTGTGATGCAGGGCGAAGGCCCGGCTGATGACGAAGAAGTCGGCGCGCTTGTTGAGCTTGAACTTGTCGCCCACCTGGTCCCAGTCCTTGATGTAGCCCTTCCGCTTGAACTGCTCCTGGTTCTTCTTCGAGTTCACGCTGCGATAGGTCTGCGAGGACTGGTTCGACGCCGAGACAGGCACCGACAGCGTCAGCCCCAGGGTGTCCGCCTTCACGTGGAAGAGGTCGTCCCACTGGCGGCTCTTCGTGTCGGAGTTCACCGCCACCGTGGCTTCAGGGTCGATGTAGTAGTCGCCCGCGATGATCCACGGCTCGCCGGTGTTCTGGGAGACATGCTGGAAGAAGCCGGACACCTGCTCGTATTCCCCCATGCGGCCCAGCCCCTGCCCCGCGGGGGACGTATGGACCACGCCGATGTGCACGTCGTGCTTGCCGATGCGCAGGTCGT
This window harbors:
- a CDS encoding ABC transporter ATP-binding protein produces the protein MSDASREPAPKLTLEVRDLHKSFGGQAALRGVDLVVPEGTTCVLMGVSGSGKTVLMKHIMGLMRPDRGVVLVEGDEVAKMDEPSLNQMRRKLGILFQANALFDSLNVYDNVAFPLRERTKMPEPEITKTVNETLAKVGLSHAATRFPGELSGGMQKRVGFARATILQPKILLYDDPTAGLDPLTTAAVNEIITTGKQQLGATSLVITPDVASAFGMADHLALMHEGRVVEYGPPDHFRQSQHPEVKAFLRNWLRRRSAQAPT
- a CDS encoding CPBP family intramembrane glutamic endopeptidase, yielding MRGDVAVLLEKAPPRRQALSEAAFVFFAVLGPSTVGRLGLAATVAVGVALLAWGLALLRPWESTRQGAWWGVVGLLVALGGTGAGAWVATDAEVTKGFSLSMAPLVIRALGMCLLVAVLLWRDGQGPAQVGLVREGWARELLLGVPVLAGTYAVHIAVSVPLAAVAVALKLAGKELLARKGVAAALLDTGLGVPAFAAIMVVVTGFEEFVFRGFLVPRLRVVLGGWVPAVLCAAVLFCVGHFYEGTLAVFQTFVMGAWFGVVFWYRGRLLPLMVAHAAFNTISFALMLWLSRSGLLEKLPPL